Proteins encoded within one genomic window of Elstera cyanobacteriorum:
- the hflC gene encoding protease modulator HflC, producing the protein MNQRTLLIAGGVALVALFTVSNTFFVLPQYRQALVTQFGNPVRVVREPGLQVKIPFMQDVRFYDKMMLEVDPPTQEVILGDQKRIIVDAYSRYRITDPLAFYQNVRDEQGAQARVAPIINTSIRRVLGAAQMSTILSNGRESLMAEIQKEVDERAKAYGVEIVDVRLRRADLPDQTSASVFQRMRSERDREAKELRAQGQEIAQQIRSRADRDRTVLIANAQSEAQGIRGEGEAKAVQIYAEAFGQDPQFFGFYRSMQAYRAALGQGDSTLVLSPDSSFFRYFNPPVSGGK; encoded by the coding sequence ATGAACCAGCGCACGCTGCTGATCGCGGGCGGGGTCGCGCTCGTCGCCCTTTTCACGGTCAGCAATACTTTCTTCGTTTTGCCGCAGTACCGGCAGGCGCTCGTTACCCAGTTCGGGAATCCCGTGCGCGTCGTGCGCGAACCCGGCCTGCAAGTGAAGATCCCCTTCATGCAGGACGTGCGCTTTTACGACAAGATGATGCTAGAGGTCGATCCGCCGACCCAGGAAGTCATTCTGGGCGACCAGAAGCGCATTATCGTCGATGCCTATTCGCGCTACCGCATTACCGATCCGCTGGCCTTCTATCAGAATGTCCGCGACGAGCAGGGCGCCCAGGCGCGCGTTGCGCCGATCATCAATACCTCCATCCGCCGCGTTCTCGGCGCGGCGCAGATGAGCACGATCCTGTCGAACGGCCGCGAAAGCCTGATGGCAGAAATCCAGAAGGAAGTGGACGAACGCGCCAAGGCCTATGGGGTCGAGATCGTCGATGTGCGCCTGCGCCGGGCCGATCTGCCCGATCAAACCAGCGCGTCGGTCTTCCAACGCATGCGCTCGGAACGCGACCGCGAGGCGAAAGAACTCCGCGCGCAAGGCCAGGAAATCGCCCAGCAGATTCGCAGCCGCGCCGACCGCGACCGCACAGTGCTGATCGCCAATGCCCAATCGGAAGCCCAGGGCATTCGCGGCGAGGGCGAGGCCAAGGCCGTCCAGATCTACGCCGAGGCCTTCGGCCAAGACCCGCAGTTCTTTGGGTTCTACCGGTCGATGCAAGCCTATCGGGCCGCGCTGGGCCAGGGCGATTCAACCCTGGTCCTCTCGCCCGATAGCAGCTTCTTCCGTTACTTCAACCCCCCGGTTTCGGGCGGGAAATAA
- the hflK gene encoding FtsH protease activity modulator HflK yields the protein MPWNNNSGGPWGGGGGDQNKGPGGKGPDDNEPINPWGANNGRNDRGNRGGPTPPWGGDGPDLDQLFRKGRQMLPGGFGSARGVGLAVLAGLAVWLASGFYRVEPDQQGVVLTFGRWTDTTSPGLNWHWPSPIQSVERPSVTRDNLLSVGKRVAVDPRSGRTAGESVDTLMLTGDENIVDIEFNVLWRIKDAGAYLFTAREPEKLIRVAAESVMRQIIGQTLIQQALTEGRGKVEADSQVLLQQLVDSYGIGVEIRQLQLALVDPPQPVVDAFNEVQRARADRERLRNEAEAYRNDIIPRARGDAERLLQEAQASREEVVKRAEGDAKRFLSVYESYKLSKDVTTQRLYLETMEEVLKNSQKIIIDNKAEGGPGVLPYLPLPEVKRLTPRPADAQGVKQ from the coding sequence ATGCCTTGGAACAATAATTCCGGCGGCCCCTGGGGTGGCGGCGGCGGCGATCAGAACAAAGGCCCGGGCGGCAAAGGCCCGGACGATAACGAGCCGATCAACCCGTGGGGCGCCAATAATGGTCGCAACGATCGCGGTAATCGCGGTGGGCCGACCCCGCCGTGGGGCGGCGACGGGCCGGACCTCGATCAACTGTTCCGCAAGGGCCGCCAGATGCTGCCCGGCGGCTTCGGCTCGGCGCGCGGCGTCGGTCTGGCTGTTCTGGCGGGCCTTGCCGTCTGGCTGGCGAGCGGCTTTTACCGCGTCGAACCGGATCAGCAGGGCGTGGTCCTGACCTTCGGTCGCTGGACCGATACGACCTCCCCCGGGTTGAACTGGCATTGGCCAAGCCCGATCCAGAGCGTCGAGCGTCCCTCCGTCACCCGCGACAACCTTCTCAGCGTCGGCAAGCGCGTCGCCGTCGATCCGCGCTCGGGCCGCACCGCGGGCGAATCGGTCGATACGCTGATGCTGACCGGCGATGAAAACATCGTCGATATCGAATTCAACGTGCTGTGGCGCATCAAAGATGCGGGCGCTTACCTGTTCACCGCACGGGAACCGGAAAAGCTGATCCGCGTTGCGGCGGAAAGCGTCATGCGCCAGATCATCGGCCAAACGCTGATCCAGCAGGCGCTGACCGAAGGGCGCGGCAAGGTCGAGGCCGACAGCCAAGTGCTGTTGCAACAGCTTGTCGATAGCTATGGCATCGGGGTGGAAATCCGCCAACTTCAGCTTGCCCTGGTCGATCCGCCGCAGCCGGTGGTCGATGCCTTTAACGAAGTGCAGCGCGCCCGTGCCGACCGCGAGCGACTGCGCAACGAGGCCGAAGCCTACCGCAACGACATTATCCCCCGCGCGCGCGGCGATGCTGAACGGCTGCTGCAAGAAGCCCAAGCGTCGCGCGAAGAAGTGGTTAAGCGGGCCGAGGGCGACGCCAAGCGCTTCCTGTCGGTTTATGAAAGCTACAAACTGTCGAAGGATGTCACCACCCAGCGCCTCTACCTAGAGACGATGGAAGAGGTGCTGAAGAACAGCCAGAAGATCATCATCGATAATAAGGCCGAGGGCGGCCCGGGCGTCCTGCCCTATCTGCCGCTGCCGGAAGTGAAGCGCCTGACGCCGCGTCCCGCCGATGCCCAGGGAGTGAAGCAATGA
- the apbC gene encoding iron-sulfur cluster carrier protein ApbC, whose amino-acid sequence MTPPISGASSDSQALEAQIRAALDRVTLPQSSQGLIAAGRIDGMVVREGNVVFGITIDPAEAAVMEPVRRAAEQAALAVPGVKSVSAVLTAERSAGPGTKSGRPTLLPTVAQVIAVASGKGGVGKSTTAANLAVALAQSGLKVGLLDADIFGPSAPRMMGLTARPEMTADRKLIPLQAHGVAVMSIGFLVAEDNAMIWRGPMVMGALEQLMRDVAWGPLDVMVIDMPPGTGDAQLTIAQRVPLAGAVIVSTPQDIALLDARRGIAMFRKVEVPILGIVENMSYFLCPNCGHRADIFSHGGAHKEAETMGVPFLAEIPLEPAIREAADGGTPVVVSAPDSQSAALYRGLADKVRAQVGTAPRAAPTIRGL is encoded by the coding sequence ATGACCCCTCCCATTTCCGGCGCTTCGTCCGATTCTCAGGCTTTGGAGGCGCAGATTCGCGCCGCGCTTGACCGGGTGACGCTGCCGCAGTCCAGCCAAGGGCTGATCGCCGCCGGGCGGATCGACGGGATGGTTGTCCGCGAGGGGAACGTCGTCTTCGGCATTACCATTGACCCGGCGGAAGCGGCGGTCATGGAACCGGTGCGCCGCGCTGCCGAACAGGCGGCGCTCGCCGTTCCGGGGGTGAAGTCGGTCAGCGCCGTGCTAACGGCCGAGCGCAGCGCCGGACCGGGGACGAAATCCGGGCGCCCGACCTTGCTGCCGACGGTGGCGCAGGTAATCGCCGTCGCCTCTGGCAAGGGCGGGGTCGGGAAATCGACCACCGCCGCCAATCTGGCCGTCGCGCTGGCGCAATCAGGCCTGAAGGTCGGGCTGCTCGACGCCGATATCTTCGGCCCCTCCGCCCCGCGCATGATGGGGCTAACGGCGCGGCCAGAGATGACTGCTGACCGTAAGCTGATCCCCTTGCAGGCGCATGGCGTCGCCGTCATGTCCATCGGCTTCCTCGTAGCCGAGGATAACGCCATGATCTGGCGCGGGCCGATGGTGATGGGCGCGCTCGAACAATTGATGCGCGATGTCGCCTGGGGGCCGCTCGATGTGATGGTGATCGACATGCCGCCGGGGACGGGGGATGCGCAGTTGACGATTGCCCAGCGGGTGCCTTTGGCCGGGGCGGTGATCGTCTCGACGCCGCAGGATATCGCTCTGCTGGATGCCCGGCGCGGCATCGCCATGTTCCGCAAAGTGGAAGTGCCCATCCTCGGCATCGTCGAGAATATGAGCTATTTCCTGTGCCCGAACTGCGGCCATCGCGCCGATATTTTCAGCCACGGCGGCGCCCATAAGGAAGCGGAGACGATGGGGGTGCCCTTCCTCGCCGAAATTCCGTTGGAACCTGCGATCCGCGAGGCGGCAGACGGCGGCACCCCGGTGGTGGTGAGTGCGCCCGACAGTCAAAGCGCGGCGCTCTATCGCGGCTTGGCCGACAAAGTGCGCGCGCAAGTGGGAACGGCCCCCCGCGCCGCGCCGACCATTCGCGGCCTGTAA